taacaaaatattaaaaccttgggttacactcagtcgacatcctggtgtaattattaaacaaagtattaaaatcttgttacagtttaagtccccaattagttggaatatttaacttcgggtataattaaaatttaacgaggacactcgcactttatatttatgactgatggactgttatggacaaaaaccagacggacatattaaataatccaggacaaaggacaattaacccatgggcataaaactaaaatcaacacgtcaaacatcatgattacggaagtttaaataagcataattcttttatttcatatttaatttcctttattttatatttaattgcacttctaattatcgcatttttattgctattgtatttaattgcactttcaattatcgtactttttaattatcgcaattttattttatcgtacttttatttatcgcaatttcattatcgttatttattttatgctttaatttaagtcttgtatttatttttaatattttacatttggttttaactgcgactaaagttttaaaatcgacaaaccggtcattaaacggtaaaaatcccccttttttataataataatactactactttatagatatatatttttctattttttgtgcgttaaacttctcgagctttccctgtggaacgaaccggacttactaaaaactatactataatacgattaggtacactgcctataagtgttgtagcaaggtttaagtatatccactcgataaataaataaataacttgtgtaaaattgtagcatatttaatagtatttcgcactaaaaataatactattttgtatacaccccctacgacatcagttgtattgacgtgatgtagctaaccttctggttgtagcttattggcattgttcgtaacgttgtttgcgaacttactatattgttggtgttgttagcttttgcttagtgaacgtacggtatgctaggtttagcttgccttatacttggatgcttcggtatgcgctatttgattattattgtggcgtgtcctttttatacatatatatgtatgtagtacattttcactcactaagcgttagcttaccctctcgttgttgacttttttatagattgcatggatgcggaggctcgggtaagcggggactagtggactcgcgtagttgctttagaaggcttgcttttggattgattaggattgagtagcgtatccccaatcgccatgctcgaccttaattttgtattacaaatcatgtggttgaaaacttgtattttcgtacgaaagtcgtaaaacggccaatgtgggcccggtcttcgtaaaactaattttattaatggaacgtgttagttctacatatattaatgtatggttaaaagcgttttgtctaaatacgtcgggaagtggtcaaacattttcgcatttcatgactttttggacaggccactttggcgcgccgcgcggccatatggcgcgccgcgccatgtgctgtaccagcaaaatattttttttttctgcgttattggttggttaacgggttgggttgttacaaataacAAGGCGGGAAATTCAAGATAAAACATGTACAAGAAAGAAAATTACAAAGGTACTTTTCCTCCATGTAaattttgtcaaaatataatcatCAAGAAGTTGATTGTTGGTTCAAAGATAAACCAAACTTCAAGTGCAATTTTTGCAAAAAATTTGGACATAGTGAGAAATATTGTAGAGCAAAGAAAAATCAGGGCCAAACAAAAGAACTTCAATTAGCAAGTGTCTCTGAGGAAAATCAGGAAGCAAATGAACACTTGTTCATGGCCTCACATGTCGATTACAAAAGTAGAGATGTGACTGTTAATGAAGGAGCTTATTAGGATTGGAATATGAAAGAAGTTGAAAGGCATGAAGCTGACATTTCAAGTCTCCAGGATGAATCTCATTCTGATGATCCAGAATTTGATGTCAAAGACACAACTGACATAGAAGTTTTGAGAACTAGACAAATTGCTAATATTTACGAGtgttttaatcttgttattttggaaCCCAAAAGCTATATTGAAGCTTCCAAACATGATGAATGGAATGAAGCCATGAAAGCTGAACTTGAAATAATCAAGAAAAATGATACATGGACGCTTGTAGATCTACCAAAGGGAAAAAAATGCAATAGGTGTCAAATGGTTATTTAGAACTAAGTTTCAACCTAATGGTTCAGTTTATAAACACAAAGCAAGATTGGTAGTGAAAGGTATTCTCAAATTGCAAGTGTGGTTTTTGGAAAAACTTTAGCTCAAGTTGCTCGTCATGACGTGATCAAGTTATTGTTAGCTGTAACTGCTCAACGCAATTTGAAAATTCATCATCTTGATGTGAAATTTGCATTTTTGAATGTTCAACTTGAGGATGAGATTTATGTAAAGCAAACTCAAGGTTTTGATGTAGTTGGCCAAAAAGATAAAGTATATAGACTATATAAGGCACTCTATGGTCTAAAACAAGCACCAAGGGCTTGGTATTCTAAGATCGATGCTCATTTTATGAATCATAATTTCAGGAGGAGTTCAAGTGCATTTTTTTAGAACTCAAAGAAGCAAAGCAATGTCTCATAATCTACTGCAGAGGCGAAATATATAGCAATTACAGCTGCTGTTAATCATTCTGTTTGGATAAGAAAACTGTTGTCCAACTTGGTTCTGACTCAAGAAAGTCCAACAATCATCTATTGTGATAACAAGTCTACTATTGCTATATCAGCGAATCAAGTGCAACACAGAAGAACGAAACACATCAATGTCAATTATCATGCTATTCGAGAAGCTGGGAAGAATGGAGAAGTCAAGCTGAAATACTGCACCTCCgaagatcaattggcagatatgctTACAAAGTGTCTCGCGGGAATGAAGGTAGATCAATTGAAGACTCGACTTATGATGTCCAAAAACAATCTTAAGGAGACTGTTAGTGTATCTAAGATTGTTATTAGACATTTGTCTTATGTTATGTAAACTTAGTTACAAAGAAAACTTAGCTAATAAGTTTCTTAGCTATTAAGTATTCTTAGCcattaagtattcttatccattaaggatacttAGCTAGTAtgtattcttatccattaaggatacaTAGATATTTTAGTATCCTTAGTTGTTAAGAAATTATCGATATTCGTGATACTTACCTCTTAAGTTTTCTTAGTGGTTAAGAAAGTTAGTTTTTTTGTAGCCTATAAATAGGAGTTGTAATAAAAAGTTGTATAAGATAACAAATCTTCAAATAATACACTCAATCTTCTAATTATTTTTATTCTACACTTCCATTATTTATTCTAATCTACTTAGCTACAAAGTCTTGCTATTTTAATTtttagcaacaaagtcttgctatttTAATCTTTCAAATGTAGAATTTTATTCTATTCTTGAACATTTACTAGATTTATGGCTTAGTAAGAGAATCATCTCATGTTCTAGCGTCGTAGGCGACTTTAAGCGATTTCAGGCGATCATCTCACGGCGAGCTCAAACGCCTCTTTCTCCAGCTTCTCCTTATCATCATGTCTTCTCCTAATGGATGGGAATGCAAGTTTGTTATCCGCAAGAAATTTACAACTCTAATCATCAAGACACTGAAAACATTTGCATCATCATTCTTCGTCACTAATTTCCTACCTAGCTTTGATGCGAAGGCTTTACGAAAACTATTCGAGTCGTATGGTTGTATCACTGATACTTACATCGCTCACACACTCTCGAAATTGGGTAAACGATTTGGTTTCGTTCGATTCTTGAGAATTAAGGATCCTATTATGTATGCTCGTAAACTAGGGGATATATGGTATGGTGCTATCATGTCTTCGTCGCTATAGTACGTTTCTAACGTAACAAATCAACCCATGCACCATCTATTTCGAATGGCCCCAAACAAGTTAACAAAGGTCACAAGTCTAAGCTTGCTTCTTCTGGCTTGCAATCTAAGAATCACTCTTTTGCTTATGTTGCAAAAGGATCTTAAAATTCGATCAATTCTCCTGTATGACATTTAACTCTGTTTGATCATGATTTTTCCTCATCGGTTGGTTCAAATAATGAAGTACTTGTTAAGGTGAGAAACATTGAATCCTTGTGTTCTTGGTATCAATTTTGTTGTAATGTAGGTTTTCATGGTCGATTATTGATGATAATCATGTCCACAATCAGAAAGAACCCCCATTACAGATGCTCAAGATCTTGATGCTACTGCAATTTTTAATGAGCCTAATGTTTGTGTGGATGAATCGAAGTGTAACCCTAAGCTACAAACACCCTCCCCTTGTCGACCAAAGAAAGTGGAGACTGACAATTTTGTTGAATGCAATGCCAAGGATCATAATATTCATGGATATTGTATCCTAAACAAGTTGGAAAAACTTGTGGATATTGGTGAAAAATATGGCCTGGATACTAATGTATGCGAATTGAACTTTACGAATTTCCTCAATGGTATAGGTGAATCCTTGGTTGATAAATGAATGTTATTTCTCTCAATATTTGTGGAACAAAGATGTTGATGAAACAGGATTGGGTTAAGGATCTTTGCTTCAAATAAAATGTTCTTTTTGTTGGTTTACAGGAAAAAAAATTGTCAAAGCTTGAAGTCTTCTCGCTGAAGTCTATGTGGGGAAACTTCCATTTTGATTACGCGTGCTCTCTTTCACAAGGTGTTTCGGGTGGCATTCTATCGATTTGAGATCCAAGATTATGCAAAAAGGAACGCTTTTGGTGCCATAACCCTTATGTTATAGTCCAAGAAAACTGGTCTTCTTACAATAAAATTTTCTTCATGATCAATATCTACGGTCTCCAAGATCCATTGGCCAAAGTTAATCTTTGGAGTGAGCTTCACACTTTTATGCAATCTCACTCGAGCATTTTTATTCTTTTTGGCGACTTTAATGCCGTTTGATTTGCTTCTGAACATGAAGGATCTATCTTTTCTAATGACGAAGCAGGCCGATTTAATGTGTTTAGCGATGCTAATAATTTGTTGGATTTTCCTCTTGGTGGTAAAGCTTTCACGTACATGAATAAGGTGGGTACAAAATTTAGCAAGCTAAATCGGTTCCTTTTTTCTCCCAATGGCATCGATTTTATTCATGACGCAAAGGTTCAAGTTCTAGATGATAAATGGTCGAATCACTCTCCCTTATTTTACATACGCAGAAGGATGATTTCGGGCCGATCCCTTTCAAGTTTTTTCGATCATGGTTGCAACACAGTGATATTGATGATGTGATCACAGCTAAAAATGCACGGAAAATTGAAAATTATCAAGGGTCATGTCAAATCGTGGATTGCACAAACAAGAGTTGCTGAGAAGTTCAAGCTTTCAATTGTGCGGGATCTTATTAATCTGATAGATTCAAGATTATATTCTGGTATTGCTACATCGGATGACAAGTTCAAAAGTCTTGATCGGTTTTGCTTAAGGGTGGAGATGAGAATACTGGATTTTATCATGCTCCTATCAATAAATGCTAGAAAACACGGTCGGTTTCTGGTCTTCTCGTTGATAGCAATTGGATTGATTCTCCAATTCTGATCAAGGAAGCTTTCTTAAAAAATTTTAGATCAATGTTTCTAGTTTCTTTTGACCATATTTCTTTCACGCCTTTATTGAATCCTGCTGCTATTTCCACTTCTAATTTGAATCGTATCGAATCAGACTTTACAATGGAAGAGCTAAAAATGTCGTTTAGGACTGTAGTAGTGACAAAGCCCGGGTTCAGATGgtttttcatttttctttttcaaacaTTATTGAGATACTCTCAAAGATGATGTGTTCTCCTTTGTAAATGATTTATTGATATTGGGATCTCTTCCGGAAGGTTCAAACTCTTCTTTTATTACCTTGGTTCCAAAGACTGCTAATCTGGTCCACTTTAATGATATCGCTCTATTGCTCCTATCGGGTCCCATTAAAAAATAGTGGTAAAGGTTTTGGCTAACAGACTATCCTCGGTTATCATCGATCAAGTTATTTTTAAGGAGCAATCAACTTTTGTTAGTGATCACAAATACTTGATGGGCCTTTGATGTTGAGTGAGTTAATTGATTAGTATAAGGCGAAAAATAAGAAGCTTATGATATTCAAAGTGGACTTTGAAAAGGCGTTCGATTCAGTAAATTGAAATTTTCTCAATTTTCTTTGGGCCAGCTTCGTTTCAGTCATAAGTAGTGGCACTGGATTCGGGCTTGTCTTTCTACTACAAGATCATCCATTATTATTAATGGTAGCCCAACATTCGAATTATCTATCAAGTGCGGGTTTAGACAAGGGGACCCGCTATCTCCTTATTTGTTTCATCATAGTTATGGAGGATCTTCATTATGGTTTCCGTCGTGCTTTAAGTACCAACTCCTTTCATGGGGTTACCATTGGTCACCTTTATGTCTCTCATTTTCTTATTGCAGATGATGTAGCATTTGCATCATAATGAAATGACCACGAACTTCATGCATTTCTGGCTATTAATAGATTTCATCTTGAGTCAAGCCTTGCAATTAATAATCTTCACAAATCTAATTTGATCGGTATTGGCCTTTCACCTGATGGTGTTGATTCAATGGCAGCTAGAACCGGATGTACCCGGGTCACACTCCATTCAAATTCCTTGGATTTAGTCTCGGTTCAAACATGACTAGGTCAGCATCATAGATGCCGCCAGATTATCTTCTTGGACCGCAAAGCTTTTGTCAATAGGTGGTAGTTTAACACCGATTAAATGTATTTTGTGAAGTGTGGGCTCCTAATACTTCTCTTAATTTTGAGCACCGAATATTGTTCTAAAGTCACCTGAAAGTATTAGAGCTTCTTTCTTTTGGGGTTCGGACAATAACTCAAGGAAATCACATTGGATTAATTGGAGTTTGATTCTTATATCCCATGACAAAGTTAGTTTGGGTATTGGTAGTTTAAAAGCTTTTAACTACTCGTTTCTTCTAAAATGGGTATGTCGTTCGGCCTATTCGGTTGGCTCTTCATGGGTCCAACTTCTTAAAGTAATACTTGGCAAAACACCGGTTTTGATATTCGAGGTTGCGCAACAAAAGGCTTGTGTCATACAATAGTTTCAAACTTCAAATCATGTACTCAATCTGGCTCGTGGACTTCCAGTCCTTTAATTCGCAAAATAGGGGATGGACGAAACACGAAGTTCTGGAAAGATTTATAGTTTGGTAATGCCACTCTTGAATCGTGTTTCAACATATCGTTTAGGCTCAAATCAGATCAGGACTACTCTGTGTACGATCGCCTATCTGGTCCGAATTGGTTTTGGAGTCGAACACCTCCCAAGTACGTGCCATTTGGACTATCTTCTTGAGGAGTTACAATCTGTAACACTAACACTGAATGAGAATTAATAATACGCTATCCGGTTAACGTATAGAAAATGCATTTTCAATGAAGAACCGAACACCATAAACGTGAATAAAAGCATAAAAATTAACCAAGTATAAATGCATCAGCGGATTGCGGACTGATATCGCGGACAGCGAATAAGGACGAAATTTATATACGAGGTAACTGGTCAACATTCTGAGAAATAAGGGTTGACTCATCAATTAGAACATGACACGCCAAAAGAATCTTTGaccttttttacctataaataggcCACCTGGACTTCATTGATAGGCAGTTGAGATCACTTTGTCAGAGCAGAACTTTCTCTCTCTACAGAAGAACTTTCTCTCTCTAAATGTTTGATCGAGTTTGACCCTGACTGGATTCGCAGCTTGACTTTGGATCCGGTAATCATTGTTGATTCGGAGAGCTTTCAAGGACTTAAACCGCTCACCATTAACGTGATTGAGATTTGCACTCGTATCCTATCCGCTATCCGGATTTGGTACGATCAAGAATGAAGAAAAATGGGTGTGGATTCTTGATGGTGAAGGCTCTTTTTCGGTATGTGATACTTGCCTCTTCCTTGATAATTCTTTGCTTCCAACGCGTGATCACTCTACGTGGTGATTCAAATACATTCCAACCAAGGCAAACATTTTTACGTGGAGATTAAGCATGGACAGACTACCTTCAAGGTGTAATCTTTCGGCTCGTGAATGGAGATCAACTCCATAGTTTGTCCCTTGTGTAATTACTGTCCCCCGAGACAAGAGATCATACATTTTTAAATTGTAGTATAGCAAGTTCGATTTGGAATCACATACATACGTATTTGGGCAGACTCGCAATGGCCAATCTTAACCAACATAACATGGAAGACTTGTTCATGGAAGACTTGTTCAAATGGATTTCAGCACGATCGCAGCAGTCCACCTAGTCTATTAGATCACTCACTATTGTCTCGGCTAGCCTATGGTGGATTTAAAGACTCGCACACAACACCCTTTTtagatcaattttttttttttttttttttttttgctttgttAAAAAGGAGTAGATTGGCTCCTTCATGAAATTTTTGTAACCCTTTGTAATCTTTTACTAACTCCCTTGCTAGttttttaaataaatgaaatttTCTGCTGTTAAAAAAAATATGAACATGAATGCTCTAAACGATTTCAGATGTGACCAAATAACTTTATATAGAACCATTAACAAGTCTCATcctgtaatataaatatatataaaaattcaaAGCCTTTAAAATTTCATATATGATGAAACAGCAAACTAACTTTTTTCTAATATATCATATCCAACAGAATACACACACAATCAAACAAAAAACAACCAATTCAAAGTTACACACTTGAAATGATACTCAAAACAAAATGCTCAGCTTGTAGTTCCCACAAGCCTTGAACTTAGCTTATTAGCTGTGTCAACTCTCAAGCTTTCGACAATTCGCTAACGGACATCTTTTCTTTCCACGTGATCATAGATTTTAGGAAGTCTTTGACTTCTCGAGTGTCCCGAAGGGACAACAACGCTTTGCTTTCTTTCGGTACAGcagataccaaaatcccataaccaCGCTTTCTTTCTCTTAGAAACTAATGAAATATGCAAATAATCAATGAGTTGATGACGCAACATTAAAGAAATAAATGATAGATAAATGTTATATACCTTGAATGCATCTTCGTCTGTTCTATCATCTCCGATATATATTGGAAGAACATCATCACTGTTGCTTAGCCCTGTAGATGGACGAACATCTTAAGATACATACATACAAAAGTACATATATTCTGTTTTAATTTTTTTCTGACGaaaatacatatattatatatgtaaagatCCATACAAAAGTTCTGTTGTAGTAACATATTAAGCTAAATTTAATTTAATTGGGCTACAAAAGAAGTTTTTTAACATACCCAGTGATTTGAGTAAAAACTTCACTGCCTTCCCTTTGTCCCAATCGATCATAGGATGGATCTCTAAAAcctaaacacaaaaaaaaaaatggaCTACAAATGATCAAACGAGTATAGTTAAAGGATAAAATGAAAGGGCCAGTGTTTTTATATTACCTTCCGCCCATGTGTTAATCTCAAACGAGGATAACCTTTCAAGACATCATGAACACATTGTGCAATTATAGGCCAACGCTGCAACACGTTGAGTATAGTCTTTCAGACAAGAATACTTATCACGACATCAATAATATGCAAAACCCGAAGTGTTTCTTACCTTCTCATCTACATTACGGTAATGTACAGAAGTACAAAATGTATGATTTTCCACAAATGCCCCTGGGATATCCTTAGTCCTCTCAACAAGGGTCCTAAAAACCTAAGTCAAAGTATATATCAAGTCGGTTAGAAATGTTTAATGAAAATTTTTTAACGATGAAATATTATAATACGACCCACCTCATCAATCATTGGTATAAACTCTCTAGCAGGTTGGAAAAGATTTACTTCCTTGCCCTGCACAAGACAACAAAAAAGATCATAAGAAAAGAATGTGACAATATGGGCGGGTTTGATGATATGTCAACACAGTTTTTAGTCAAAGGGGTAATCTTTCATTGGACTTGACTATATTTTTAAAGTCATATATCAGGTAAAAGCTTTATAATACCTGTTTATCAGTAGCTCGTATATACTTTGTATGATTGGTGGGCAACGTGTCATTGGCTGGAAACATGATGTCCATACCATGACTACCAGCATAAAAGAGTTCTGTTAGTCCAACTAACTCATAAACCTGAACAAACATGTTTAACATGAAAATGTAAGACTTAAAAATATCATTTAAGCAATTTACcgctttttaattttaatatagtaGAATGATATCGAATTTTCAACAAACCATCATTGATGAAAAAATTGAACAATTTGGATAAATTGTTATAATGTTATTGCTAATTAAGTTAGCATCCTAATCAATTTTAATTTGTGCAAAATAGTTAATACTGGCATTGTGTTGTTTTATTTCAATTCTAACGTTCAAATGATTTTTTAATATAGAGTTAATAACATTGCTGAATTGAGACTGGTGATAACTTATCAAGGCTTCTTCCACTAATTATTGCAGTAGGGAAGTACTCTGCCACACCTTTAACAGCAGAACGCATCTTAAAAAAGTGAACTGTGTTAGAACCATTAGGCAAGTAAAAAAAAAAGAATCAGAAAAATTTGAAAGGTATAACATACATCGGTTGACATAAAAGCACGATTGGGATCGTTGACAATTGGTGAGAGTGTCCCGTCATAGTCTAAGAAGATCACTATCTTCTTCTTATTCGCACGATATATGATATGATCAAAAGATTTGAGGGCCGAAGGGTACTTAACCTTCATGTAACATCAAAAACATTCAAGTTATAAGGGACAAGATAATACTTTTTGAACCATCAAACACAAGTTTTTCGATGCAAACATAATAATTATTTTCGACAAATCTTTCTTTTTCGTGTTGAAATTCCAATGATATGCGCAAAATCAACTATTCATATGAAAGATTAAAATAGTCAATTTATTGTTCTTAATGCATACCATCCAAGAACAATAAATTATATCATTGTCATCACAAGCAAGCTCACCACCAACATCTTTAATCAACCTTTTACGAGGTGGCGAAGAAGATTGCATGGCATCTAACCAACCATTGAACCATACATCGTCAAGTTTACCGGGCTTCTTTTTTGGATTCGAGTGAGGAAATGCACTTGAATGAAAACCTAATATCGCCTTATTAAGAAAAGCAGGATCAGTAAGAACAGGAGAAGCATTCACCGAGCTCATATCCATTTGATTAGAAGACGAATTTTGAAAATTAAATAGAAAGGTTTGAAATTTTGGTATTTGGAAACAATGGGCGGGGTTTTACGGATCTATCCAACCCTTTTGTCAATAAAGAACCAGTGTTTCAACGTTTTCTGATCACATGTACTCACTGAGTAATCCATTGTGAAATAATTAGTTCCTGAAATCTGTAATACAGAGTTCATGCAACTAATCAATATCAATCAATATATATGTACTAAAATAAAGAGGTATTGTGTGGATATTTTTAAGATTAAATCTCCTTAAAGAATGGAGATATAAAACATTGTATTTATACTAAACAATACATCATTTTAGAATACAAGAATTTACAtaaaaatacaccaagtttatgaaAATATAACTTCTAACTTATTTTATCTCTAATACCCCCCTCAAGCGAACCGGTGGGGGACCAACGTGAAGCTTGGTGCGAAACGCCTCAAAAAGTGGCCGAGGTAAGCTCTTGGTGAAAATATCTGCAAGTTGTAACGAAGTAGGCACAAAGGCGGTAGCAAGACGACCGGAAGCaataagtgtgacgacccgggaatttccgaccaaatttaaacttaatctttatatgattctgacacgataagcaaagtcgataatgttgagtctcaaaaagtttaaactgtctcatatattcaattgaccttcgactactctcgacgattcacgaacttttatctgtaaataaaaatgtaaatataaatagaaGATTATATATATGAtggttattaataataattgtattgtagtatatataaaatatatatatataataaatatttaaatatcatttttgtATAAcatatgtaatacatatttaaggttaatatattatatgtaattataggttaatatataaatattatattaatgttatgATTGTTATATtcgctattattattaatattgttattaaaataaatatttgtatcatcaatattataaattctaatgtaaaatataaagttgtatataatatgatatgtataaacTGTTacattactattaaaatgaatagatACCTATAGGTATGATTgccatatataattattattatattgcaaaatatataaaatgtataaatattaaatttgaaacatatgataaaatatatataaaaattatataattattaaatattacataactaataatatgtattattaattacaagttaaagatatagttgttatactaataatactatgactacttccattaatattaaaatctatattaataattaataattctcaatatattatatataggtatGAGGTGTGTTAAATATAAGTTGATAATATTAtaaataccattaataatattggtatgattattaataataatattattgttacaaaattcataaaaattaaaattactattatcattagtaataatattattactagtacaattataattgtattactattatctataatattaaagagtaatattattatatttacacttattaataagaataatgataatttatacatataaataaaagatatacaATTAgggatataaatacaaatatatgaatGTTGTATGTAAGGttcataattaaatacatatacatatattaattacagatataag
This genomic window from Rutidosis leptorrhynchoides isolate AG116_Rl617_1_P2 chromosome 2, CSIRO_AGI_Rlap_v1, whole genome shotgun sequence contains:
- the LOC139888602 gene encoding probable trehalose-phosphate phosphatase F, which encodes MDMSSVNASPVLTDPAFLNKAILGFHSSAFPHSNPKKKPGKLDDVWFNGWLDAMQSSSPPRKRLIKDVGGELACDDNDIIYCSWMVKYPSALKSFDHIIYRANKKKIVIFLDYDGTLSPIVNDPNRAFMSTDMRSAVKGVAEYFPTAIISGRSLDKLSPVYELVGLTELFYAGSHGMDIMFPANDTLPTNHTKYIRATDKQGKEVNLFQPAREFIPMIDEVFRTLVERTKDIPGAFVENHTFCTSVHYRNVDEKRWPIIAQCVHDVLKGYPRLRLTHGRKVLEIHPMIDWDKGKAVKFLLKSLGLSNSDDVLPIYIGDDRTDEDAFKFLRERKRGYGILVSAVPKESKALLSLRDTREVKDFLKSMITWKEKMSVSELSKA